Sequence from the Nymphaea colorata isolate Beijing-Zhang1983 chromosome 9, ASM883128v2, whole genome shotgun sequence genome:
GATGAGTAACGGCCCTTCCAAATTTCGGCTGACACAAACCGATATAGGCTGATGACCATCAGCCATGCACATGGTTCTTTAAAGATTTCGACCGGAGATGGAATCTGAGACCGACAACACGCATTGCTTGCTCATTATTGAGGACTGTTGGATGTTGATATCGATTTATGCTTCGACTGCCTTGCATTATTGCTCCCAAAAACGGAATAGCTTGGAGCTGGAAATGGAATTGAAATAATTCCGTCGCGGACTATTGAagtcttcttcttttgtcttgTCAATGGGCACGGGTCACTGCTTATGACATTTGGAAAGCAGACTGCTGCACAGGGGTTAGGTCCCTTTTTTCATTACCCAGAAATCTGTACAAAACTCATAGAGAGGGTCCCGGGATATTGCAGATTTCTGGCAAAAAAATTCAGTGAACACGGAGCTGCTTCCACGTGCAATGCTGGCACCAGCAGTCATGGGAAATAAGGCCCTGTTTGATCACAGGAAAAATCCTGTTCATCAGTTGAAAACGGTACGGGCGGGTGAACTTTTACCCGTTCGCCTTACGACGCATCAAACGCCATCAAATTTCACCCGAAAAACTCATACGATTGGGTGCAATTTCACGCGTGAAAAGTACACAGAGACAAAATTGAGAGTCGTTAGGACTCAatttttcccctcttttcctGTGGACGCCCATCTTCCCCTCTCTTGCTgcgtctcttcctctctctctgtgtctcccCCTCTCTCGCTTTCTTGTTCCTCACCTTTGCTGCTGCACATGTGTCTCCCCTCTCGCTGCATCTCTCCTCTGTCGCTGCGTTTCCTCATCTCTTGCTGCGTCTCCTGCTCTCTtgtttctctcctctctcgctacACAGGTCTCTCCTCTCAAACCCAACGTCGCCCGATTGCAGCCCCAGGTGAGCCCTATGCGCCTCTACATGTTGCTCTCTCAAATGCAAACCATCAAAAACTcatctttcctcttttttgtttttcatacgCAGGCCTTCAATACCAACAGGAGATTTGGTCTTATCCCTCTTGGCTGCTCGTTTATTCAGGTATACCTCTCACAACAGGAAATTAGCTCTGCTCTTGCTTTTAATTTCTGTTTCCTTTCCCGTATAATGGTTTTTGATGGTTTACAGAGTGTTTGGCTTGAAGTTGCTCTGTTTTTTACGTATCCTTTTGTCTCTGTAGCTATGTTTTTTATGGTTCACTGTTCTCTGTAGCTATGTTTTCCGTATCTCTTTGTCTCCGCATCCCTGCAactgattctttttcttttgcttcctaagttcttttcctttcatgctCTCTCAAATTTATTTCCTTTAGATTTATTTCTGAAGACTGATCTTGGTGAagtttaatttcttcttttcctcttc
This genomic interval carries:
- the LOC116260331 gene encoding uncharacterized protein LOC116260331; the encoded protein is MLAPAVMGNKALFDHRKNPVHQLKTVRAGELLPVRLTTHQTPSNFTRKTHTIGCNFTREKYTETKLRVVRTQFFPSFPVDAHLPLSCCVSSSLSVSPPLSLSCSSPLLLHMCLPSRCISPLSLRFLISCCVSCSLVSLLSRYTGLSSQTQRRPIAAPGLQYQQEIWSYPSWLLVYSVAGIFGLLVEDNLTLSHFSKKGRYVQADL